The stretch of DNA CGCACCTCCAAGGCCTCCACCACCAAGGGGGCCTCCTCCCCCGTCACCCCAGAAAACAAGCTCGCAGCGCGCTTCTCGGTCATGGCCGCACCTCAAAGCCCCTGGGGCCGCACCCCAAGGCGGTTCGCCAGCAGGAAGACCGCACTCACGATGACCACCTGCAGGGTGGCCAGGGCGGCGATCACGTCCACCGCCCCCGTCCCCCAGAGGGCCACGATCTGGGCCCCCAGCACCTCCGTACCCGCCGTGAGCAGGTAGACCCCCGTGGAGTACTCCCGCACGAACTGGATGAAGAGGAGGAACCAGGCGGTGAGAACTCCCCCCTTGAGGAGGGGAAGGGTACCGTGCACAAAGGCCTTCACCGGAGAGGCCCCAGCGATGCGCGCCGCCTCCTCCACCTCCCGCCCCACCTGGAGGAGGGCGGCGGTGAGGAGGCGGACCCCGTAGGGCATCCAGACCACGGTGTAGGCCAGGATGAGGGCGAAGAGGGTGTTGCGGAGGGGGGCGATGGGCTTGAGGAAGAGAAAGAGCCAGAGGAAGGCTAGGCCCATGACGATCCCCGGCACCGCTCGGGGCAGGCCCGCCAGATAGTCCAAGACCCGGCCGTAGCCCCCACCCCGCTGGATCCCCAAGGCGATAAGAAGGTAGAAGGCCAGGGCCAGGGCCCCTCCTAAAGCGGCCACCACCAGGGTGTTGGTCACCGCCCGGCTCAGGTTCGGGAGCTTGAAGACCTCCAGGTAGTGGCCTAGGGTGAGGACCTCGCGAAGGTCCACCCCTGGCCCCCAGCTGATGACCAGGCTCCGGAAGACCACGCCCAATACCGGGAGGACCACCGCCACCAAGAGGTAGAGGGCGAGAAGGAGAGCCCACACGTGGCGGAGCTTGCCCAGGGGAAGCCTCTCCGTGCGGTAACCCCGGGCCCCGATGGCCACGTACCGCCCCTCCATCCGCCCCACCAGATAGCGCTGAAGAAGCACCAGGGCCAGGGCGATGACCACGATGGCCACGCCCACCGCCGCCATGAGGTGGTAGGCGGAGGTGCCGGTGATGGCGGTGAGGCGGTAGAGGTAGGTGGTGATGACCATGATGCCCTTAGCGTCCCCCAGGACCAGGGGTAGGCCGAAAAGCTCAAACCCCAAGAGGAGCATGAGGGCGGCGCTATAGACCAGGGCGGGCCGCACCAAGGGGAAGGTGACGCTTACCGCCACCCAGAAGGGCCGCGCCCCGGCCACCCGGGCCGCCTCCTCCAGGGAGGCGTCCACGTTTTGGATGGTGCTAGCCACGTAAAGGTAGACGTAGGGCACGTGGGTGAGGCCGGCGATGACCGCGATGGCGGGAAGCGTGTAAATGGTCCAAGGGACTCGGCCGAAGGCCGTTTCCACCAGGCCGGACACCAGACCCGAAGGGCCGAAGACCACGATGAACCCAATGCCCAGGATGATGGGGGAGATAAAGATGGGGGCGAGGAGGAGGAGCTCAAAGAACCGGGCGAAGGGAAGATCCGTCCTGGTCACCAAGAAGGCGAAGAGGCCCCCTAAGGGGACCGCTACCCCCACCATGCCGAGGCCGATGACGAAGGAGTTCCTCAGGGCCTCAAAGAAGTAGGGGTCGTGGAGGAGGTAGCGGTAGGCCTCGAGGGCAAGGCGCTTCACCGGCGCGAAGAAGGGGGCGCTGAGAAGGCTTTGGTAGAGGAGGATCCCCAAGGGAGCCAGCACCAGGACCGCCACCAGCCCCAGGAGGAGGGAAAGGGCCAGGTTCGGCGAAGGGGCGCTCCGGCCGGGCACGCCCAACCCCCTACTGGCCGCGGATGGCCTGCCGCCAGAAGGTGAGGAAGCGCAAGCGCTCCTGCGGGTCCAGGTTCTTCAGGATCTCCGGGGATACGGGGATGGCGTAGACCTTGTCCTTGCCCCCTACCGCCTTGTACAGGGCCTGGGGCGTGGCCTCGCCCACCACCGTCTCCCGCCGGGCGAAGATGAGGGCGGTGTAGGCCATGAGGTTCTGGCCCCGGAGGGAAAGGAGGTAGTCCAGGAAGAGCTTGGCGGCGTTGGGGTTCGCCGCCCGCCGGTTGATGAAGGCCACCCGCTGGATGGCCACCGTCCCGTCGGTGAGGTAGACGATGCCCAGATCCTTCACCGTGCGCTGGCGCAGAAGGGCGTAGGACCCGAAGAAGCCGTAGGCCAGGTAGTGCTCACCGGAGATGATCTTTTCAAAGGCCGCCCCGGTGGAGGAGTAGAGGGAGGCTTGGGCCCTGCCGAACGCCCGCACCAGGTCCTGAAAAGCCGGGTAGCGGTCGTAATCCGCCTTGAGGATGGTGAAGCCCACGGCGCTCCGCTCGGGGTCCCAGGTGGCCACGCGTCCCCGCATCCTGGGCTCCTGCAGGAAGCGCACCAGACCCTCCCGGGTGGTGGGCACCTCCTCGGGCTTGAGGAAGCGGCGGTTGTAGACCACCACCGCCGGCTCGAGGGTGGTGCCGTAGGCCAGGTTCTGCAGGCGGGCATTGGCGGGCCAGTTCCTGGCCTCCGGGGAATCGTAGGGCAGGGCATAGCCCTGGCTCGCCAGCTTCACCTGGAGCTCCATGGCGCTGGACCAGAGGAGGTCAGCGCTCCGCGCCCCCGCCGCGGTTTCGCTCACAAACCGGTCGTAGATGGCCTGGGTACCAAGGTCATTGTACTCTATCTGGATAAAGGGGTAAAGGCGGCGGAAATCGTCCAAAAGCGCTTGGGCGCTCGCTTGGTCCGTGGAAGAGTAGATGATGAGACGGCCTTCCCTGCGGGCCGCTTCCACCACCTGGGGATCGGAAGCGGGGCGGGACTGTTGCCCTAAAGCCCCCACACCCAACAACGCCAAAAGCCACACCGTCCACTTCATGGCCTCCACCTCCTTGCTAATGCCTACAAGGGGGACTATACGCCACCGCCCTCACCCGGACAAGGTCTTTTTCATTATTTTCCCGCTCGTTCTCTCCGGCGCAAAGCCCTTGGGGAAGCCCCTTTAACGGAAGGCCCCCATCCCGGAGCTTGCCGGGTAGGCCCTCCTAGGGGTATACCCAAGGGCATGGAACTCCTCCGCCCTCTCCTCCTTGGGCTCCTTCTGGGGCTCGCCTTCCACCGCCTGGGCCTCCCCGGGGGGGCGGTGGTGGGGGCCATGCTGGGGGCGGGCCTCTCCCAAGCCCTCTCCCCTACCCCCTCGCCGGCGCCGGCGGGGCTGGACCTCCTGGCCCAGCTCCTCGCCGGGGTCGTGGTGGGCCTGGCCTTTCGCAGGGACCTCCTCCAGGGGTGGCTCCTGCCCTGGGCCGCCCTGGCCGCCCTCGGCTTCCTGGCCCTCGCCCTTCTCTTGGCCTTCGCCTACGCCCGGCTCCTCGGCCTCAGCCCGCACGCCCTCTTCTTCGCTCTCTCCCCCGGCGGCATCACCGGCATGGGCCCCTTGAGCCGGGTGGAAGGGGGGGACGCCGGGCTGGTGGGCCTTTTCCACACGGTGCGGGTTTTCCTGGTATTCCTCCTGGTGCCCCTCCTCGCCCGGCTCCTGCCCGGGAGCCCCCGTTGAGCCAAGCCGGGGACTAAAGGGAGAGGAGGGCCACCACCTGGTCGCTTTGGAGCAGGTCCTCCATGGGGCCCTCCAGGCGCACCTCTCCCGTTTCCAGAACGTAGGCCCTGTCCGCCACCCTCCCCGTGAAGCGGAGGTTCTGCTCCGCCAGGAGGATGGGCATGCCCTCCGCCTTCAGGGCCAGGACCAGGCGGGCGATCTCCTCCACGATCAGGGGGGCGAGGCCCTCCGTGGGCTCGTCCAGGAGCAGGAGGGTGGGGTTGGTGAGGAGGGTGCGGGCGATGGTGAGCATCTGCTGTTCGCCGCCAGACAGGAGCCCGCCCCGGCGGTTTTGGATCTCCGCCAACCGCGGCAGGATTTGGAAGACCCGCTCCAGGTTCCAGGGGCCAGGCCGGGCGGCCACCAGGAGATTTTCCCGTACGGTGAGCTCGGGAAAGATGCGGCGGTCGTCGGGCACATAGCCCAGGCCCAGCCGGGCCCGGCGGTAAGGGGGCCAGTCGCTGATATCGTGGTGGCGGTAGGATAGGCGCCCGGAAAAGCGGCGCACCAGGCCCATGACCGCCTTGATCAGGGTGGTCTTGCCTGCCCCGTTCCGGCCAAGCAGGGCCACCACCTCCCCCTCTTCCACCCGCAAGCTCACCCCGTGAAGGACCGGGATCTCCCCGTAGCCCGCCCGCAAGTCCTCCACCACCAGGCTCATGCGCTCCCTCCCAGGAAGGCCGCCCGCACCGCCGGGTCGCCCCGGATCTCCTCGGGCGCGCCTTCCGCCAGCACCTGGCCCTGGTGAAGCACGGTGACCCGGTCCGCCAGGGCCAGCACCGCCTCGGTGTCGTGCTCGGTGAAAAGAAGCGTCACGCCTTCCCGCCGCAATAGCTCGCCGATAAAGTCCACCATGCGCCGGCGTTCCGCCCGGGAAAGCCCGGCCAAGGGCTCGTCCAAAAGGAGAAGCCTGGGCTCGGCCACGAGGGCCATGGCCACGTCCAGACGCTTGAGGTCCCCCAAGGGCAACTCCGCCACCCGGCGCCCCGCGTGGGCCTCGAGGCCCACCTTGCCCAGGGCCTCCTCCGCCTTGGCCCGGGCCTCGGGGAAGCGGACCAGGGGCTTAAGGAGCTTTAGGGTGTTCCCGGTGTAGCCGAGCCGGGCCAGGACCACCGCCTCCAGGACGGTCATGGAGGCGAAGGGCTGGGCCCTTTGGAAGGCGATGGCGACGCCCAGCCGGGCCACCTTGGGGGTGGGCCAGCCCGTGATCTCGCGCCCCCGGAAGTACACCCTCCCCCGGTCCGGGACCAGGCGCCCGGTGATGACGTTAAAGAGGGTGGTCTTCCCGGCCCCGTTGGGCCCCACCAGGGCGTGGAAGGTCCCCTCCCGCACCTCCAGGGAAACCCCGCCCAGGGCCAAAAAGCCCTGGAAGGACTTGTACACCCCTTCCACCTTAAGCGCCACCCTGCACCCTCCTTAACCTCCGGGCCACCCCCTCCCCCACCCCGGCGATCCCTTTGGGGAAGAAAAGCACGGTGAGGAGGAGGATAACCCCCAGGAAAAAGGGCCAGTACTCCGTCTGCGCCTGGACCAAGACCCTAAGGAAGAGGAAGGCGGCGGCCCCCACGGCGGGCCCCAGGAAGACCCCGCTCCCCCCCAGGATGGTGGCCAGGATGGCCTCGGCCGAGCGGGTCCAGAAGAGGTAGTCCGGGAAAACGGAGCGCTGCAGCGCCCCTTGGAGGGCCCCCGCCAAGCCCGAGAGGGCGCCGGAGATCACGAAGGCCAGGAGGAGGTGCCTCAACCCCCCAATCCCCACCGCCTCGGCCCGGGCCCGGTTGTCCCGTAGCCCCCGGAGGGCGTAGCCGAAGGGCGACCGATCCAGAAGGGCGAGGAAGCCCACCCCCAGGGCGAAGGCGAAGAGGGCCAGGTAGTAGAAGGGCAGGCTCTCCCCCAGGATGCCCTGGGGCCTCAGGTCCGTGATCCCGTTGTCCCCCCCGGTGAAGGCGTACCACTTGTGGGCCACGGCGTAGAAGAGCTGGGCGAAGGCCAGGGTGAGCATGGTGAAGTAGATGCGGGTGAGGCGCAGGCTCAGGAACCCGATGAGGGCCGCCGCTAAGCCTGCGGTGAGGAGGGCGAAGGGCAGGGTGAGGAGGAAGGGCCACCCCGCACGGCTCACCAGGAGGGCCATGGTGTAGGCCCCGATGCCGAAAAAGGCCGCCTGGCCAAAGGAGAGGAGGCCCGCCTGGTGGAAGAGGAGGTTAAAGGCCATGGCGTAGAGCCCTAGGACCAAGGCCTCGCTGGCCAGCTTGAGCCCATACTCCGAGAGGGCTGGACCCAAACCCGCCAGGATGAGGAAGAGGAGAAGAAGCCTCATGTCCGCACCGCCGGTGGACGCCCCAGGAGGCCCCAGGGACGGAGGAGCAGGACCAGG from Thermus brockianus encodes:
- a CDS encoding ABC transporter permease; the protein is MPGRSAPSPNLALSLLLGLVAVLVLAPLGILLYQSLLSAPFFAPVKRLALEAYRYLLHDPYFFEALRNSFVIGLGMVGVAVPLGGLFAFLVTRTDLPFARFFELLLLAPIFISPIILGIGFIVVFGPSGLVSGLVETAFGRVPWTIYTLPAIAVIAGLTHVPYVYLYVASTIQNVDASLEEAARVAGARPFWVAVSVTFPLVRPALVYSAALMLLLGFELFGLPLVLGDAKGIMVITTYLYRLTAITGTSAYHLMAAVGVAIVVIALALVLLQRYLVGRMEGRYVAIGARGYRTERLPLGKLRHVWALLLALYLLVAVVLPVLGVVFRSLVISWGPGVDLREVLTLGHYLEVFKLPNLSRAVTNTLVVAALGGALALAFYLLIALGIQRGGGYGRVLDYLAGLPRAVPGIVMGLAFLWLFLFLKPIAPLRNTLFALILAYTVVWMPYGVRLLTAALLQVGREVEEAARIAGASPVKAFVHGTLPLLKGGVLTAWFLLFIQFVREYSTGVYLLTAGTEVLGAQIVALWGTGAVDVIAALATLQVVIVSAVFLLANRLGVRPQGL
- a CDS encoding ABC transporter substrate-binding protein, with product MKWTVWLLALLGVGALGQQSRPASDPQVVEAARREGRLIIYSSTDQASAQALLDDFRRLYPFIQIEYNDLGTQAIYDRFVSETAAGARSADLLWSSAMELQVKLASQGYALPYDSPEARNWPANARLQNLAYGTTLEPAVVVYNRRFLKPEEVPTTREGLVRFLQEPRMRGRVATWDPERSAVGFTILKADYDRYPAFQDLVRAFGRAQASLYSSTGAAFEKIISGEHYLAYGFFGSYALLRQRTVKDLGIVYLTDGTVAIQRVAFINRRAANPNAAKLFLDYLLSLRGQNLMAYTALIFARRETVVGEATPQALYKAVGGKDKVYAIPVSPEILKNLDPQERLRFLTFWRQAIRGQ
- a CDS encoding AbrB family transcriptional regulator; amino-acid sequence: MELLRPLLLGLLLGLAFHRLGLPGGAVVGAMLGAGLSQALSPTPSPAPAGLDLLAQLLAGVVVGLAFRRDLLQGWLLPWAALAALGFLALALLLAFAYARLLGLSPHALFFALSPGGITGMGPLSRVEGGDAGLVGLFHTVRVFLVFLLVPLLARLLPGSPR
- a CDS encoding ABC transporter ATP-binding protein; this translates as MSLVVEDLRAGYGEIPVLHGVSLRVEEGEVVALLGRNGAGKTTLIKAVMGLVRRFSGRLSYRHHDISDWPPYRRARLGLGYVPDDRRIFPELTVRENLLVAARPGPWNLERVFQILPRLAEIQNRRGGLLSGGEQQMLTIARTLLTNPTLLLLDEPTEGLAPLIVEEIARLVLALKAEGMPILLAEQNLRFTGRVADRAYVLETGEVRLEGPMEDLLQSDQVVALLSL
- a CDS encoding ABC transporter ATP-binding protein; this translates as MALKVEGVYKSFQGFLALGGVSLEVREGTFHALVGPNGAGKTTLFNVITGRLVPDRGRVYFRGREITGWPTPKVARLGVAIAFQRAQPFASMTVLEAVVLARLGYTGNTLKLLKPLVRFPEARAKAEEALGKVGLEAHAGRRVAELPLGDLKRLDVAMALVAEPRLLLLDEPLAGLSRAERRRMVDFIGELLRREGVTLLFTEHDTEAVLALADRVTVLHQGQVLAEGAPEEIRGDPAVRAAFLGGSA
- a CDS encoding branched-chain amino acid ABC transporter permease; translated protein: MRLLLLFLILAGLGPALSEYGLKLASEALVLGLYAMAFNLLFHQAGLLSFGQAAFFGIGAYTMALLVSRAGWPFLLTLPFALLTAGLAAALIGFLSLRLTRIYFTMLTLAFAQLFYAVAHKWYAFTGGDNGITDLRPQGILGESLPFYYLALFAFALGVGFLALLDRSPFGYALRGLRDNRARAEAVGIGGLRHLLLAFVISGALSGLAGALQGALQRSVFPDYLFWTRSAEAILATILGGSGVFLGPAVGAAAFLFLRVLVQAQTEYWPFFLGVILLLTVLFFPKGIAGVGEGVARRLRRVQGGA